From Bacillus sp. FSL K6-3431, the proteins below share one genomic window:
- a CDS encoding response regulator: protein MRVILIDDEQLALEVLEIQLKKIKDVEIIDKYTDPYRAFEEIERLNIDVVFLDMEMGSIHGLEFAERLMTKFNDLEVIFVTAHPQFALEAFEVNAIDYLLKPVRMERLEKSIAKLQEKVQLYQKNKVLEVAKEKCLFAKTMGGFQLYDTEKNIVKWRTKKVKELFVYLWHSKEEGVHKHRLMEELWSDVPAGNSNTLIHTTVYQLRKILKEIGILNPISFMNEQYVLNITVESDLLELENIMKLSEKTGTNIEKILHLYVGDFLEAEGYSWALHEQQNIKRSFSKYLEDYVLSAKDDIEQSYFVEICLEKMIEMESYEEKYIYLLMDHYGKTKSVQKMIALFHVFKKQWLDDLGLDVPREMTELYHRYLNE, encoded by the coding sequence ATGAGGGTTATATTAATTGATGACGAGCAATTGGCATTAGAAGTACTGGAAATACAATTAAAGAAAATAAAAGATGTGGAAATAATTGATAAGTATACTGATCCATATAGGGCGTTTGAAGAAATAGAAAGACTTAATATCGATGTTGTATTTCTAGATATGGAGATGGGATCAATCCATGGGCTTGAATTTGCAGAGAGATTGATGACGAAATTTAATGATTTGGAAGTTATCTTTGTTACTGCACATCCACAATTTGCACTAGAAGCATTTGAAGTAAACGCGATTGATTATTTGTTGAAACCAGTAAGGATGGAAAGGTTAGAAAAGTCAATTGCAAAGCTGCAAGAAAAAGTTCAGCTATATCAAAAAAATAAAGTGTTGGAAGTCGCTAAAGAAAAATGTTTATTCGCTAAGACAATGGGAGGCTTTCAGTTATATGATACTGAAAAGAATATAGTAAAATGGCGCACAAAGAAAGTAAAAGAATTATTCGTTTATCTATGGCACTCTAAAGAAGAGGGCGTTCATAAACATCGATTAATGGAAGAATTATGGTCAGACGTGCCTGCAGGTAATTCAAATACATTAATTCATACAACGGTTTATCAATTGCGAAAGATCCTGAAAGAAATTGGTATTTTGAATCCTATTTCCTTCATGAATGAACAATATGTTTTGAATATCACTGTGGAGAGCGATCTATTAGAATTGGAAAACATAATGAAGCTTTCCGAAAAAACAGGGACAAATATCGAAAAGATTCTTCATTTATATGTAGGTGACTTTTTGGAAGCCGAGGGTTACAGTTGGGCTTTACATGAACAACAAAATATTAAAAGATCATTTTCGAAGTACTTGGAGGATTATGTATTAAGTGCCAAAGATGATATAGAACAATCCTATTTTGTTGAAATCTGTTTAGAAAAAATGATTGAGATGGAATCTTATGAAGAAAAGTATATTTACTTACTTATGGATCATTATGGAAAGACAAAAAGTGTCCAAAAAATGATCGCTCTTTTTCATGTATTCAAGAAGCAATGGTTAGATGATTTAGGGCTTGATGTACCTAGAGAAATGACAGAACTTTATCATAGATACTTAAATGAATAA
- a CDS encoding ATP-binding protein: MRRIIAIILSIGIFLITLFSSFHLMVGSEKGAPNAEKGKLDLYAWDFEKKGILKLNGEWEFYSGELIFPQKNKNVFTKYSQKRKVVDVPGSWDSYLSDDDTVYGIGTYRLVIQVPQQDTYGIEKNTIRHASRLFINSEEVGASGVPSKNLTDFRSSDEKYIGMGGSAESEIEIVVHVANYYYPTGGIIHSLEFGTFDQIMWQRDWNRALDTLLISGYLLFGIYYFLTFFQRKSDVYQLYFSLFCLLQSVYLSTLNERIFSLVFPNIGIIAMTDLQMFLIHSSVFFFLMFIYKLFEAYANKKVIRLLSSLLAIQVSLYGIPNMSETLLSDVSMSFKLTMIVLILSVVLIYVLILLIKAFINRTEGSEYILIIVTTFCCYGLLLGLDFLFEIAFGKMPVFLFLVMIMNLSLLMGYRFQFAYKQVDQLSKDLLTYDHLKDEFLLKTAHELRTPLHGILNLSKSLMEGNNGPLRLKQQENVVFIHNLGKRLVTIAEDLLHASKIKQGQMNIYPKILNIKVIEEVLAEVNYLIPPSEAVKVINTVSNDLPLVYVDEQQLKQIVFNLMYNAIKFTKQGEIIISAEVDDEELHISISDTGVGMDEEHLALIFTSFYQVEGNFKGESKGLGLGLSIAKQLVEALGGRIWVTSEFGKGSCFTLAIPLANESQMHDVLVEEKENIFFGDILNMNLPMKVVGDYKYTILVVNDEHVSLKEQMDLVTSLNYTVIAVDNGEEAIKVLNNETIDMMIIDLAMSKISGYEVCKIVRKDYHSVELPIIILTAAGKLTDLSLYFDVGANDFLHKPIQTEQLKTRVESLLAIKKSAQDAVHDELSYFYAQITPHFLYNTLNTIIGLSYGDVDKAREALEHLSIYFRAKLDFYNHNSLISIKKEMELVKSYLSIEQMRYRDRLTVYYDIDESAYAMLPSMTIQPLVENAVQHGIAKRRSGGSLWISIQKDTVGVKIVVKDDGIGIPKDKKVELLNEKNDGIGFTNTFKKLKLMKKAKFSLESDEGKGTKVTIILPEVKHNEGYIN; the protein is encoded by the coding sequence ATGAGAAGAATTATTGCAATCATTCTATCAATAGGAATTTTTTTAATTACTCTTTTTAGTTCATTCCATTTGATGGTTGGATCGGAAAAGGGTGCACCAAATGCGGAAAAAGGAAAATTAGATCTGTATGCTTGGGATTTCGAAAAAAAGGGTATTTTAAAATTAAATGGGGAGTGGGAATTCTACTCTGGTGAGTTGATTTTCCCACAGAAAAATAAAAATGTGTTTACTAAATATAGTCAGAAACGAAAAGTTGTTGACGTCCCTGGCTCATGGGACAGTTATCTTTCAGATGATGATACTGTTTATGGGATCGGGACGTACCGTTTAGTAATCCAAGTACCACAACAAGATACATATGGAATCGAAAAAAATACAATTCGCCATGCAAGTCGTTTATTTATAAATAGTGAAGAGGTCGGAGCAAGTGGGGTGCCTTCGAAAAATTTGACGGATTTTCGCTCTAGTGATGAAAAGTATATCGGGATGGGCGGGAGTGCTGAGAGTGAAATTGAAATAGTCGTTCACGTTGCGAATTATTACTATCCTACTGGTGGAATTATTCATTCACTTGAATTTGGAACATTTGATCAAATCATGTGGCAAAGAGATTGGAATAGAGCGTTAGATACCTTGCTCATTTCTGGTTATTTACTGTTTGGAATTTATTATTTTCTGACCTTTTTTCAGCGAAAAAGTGATGTATACCAATTGTATTTTAGTTTATTCTGTTTACTTCAGTCGGTATATTTATCGACTTTGAATGAACGGATATTCAGTTTGGTTTTCCCGAACATCGGAATAATAGCTATGACGGACCTACAAATGTTCCTTATTCATTCTTCCGTATTTTTCTTTTTAATGTTTATATATAAACTGTTTGAAGCATATGCAAATAAAAAGGTTATTCGCCTATTAAGTAGCTTATTAGCGATACAAGTGTCGTTATATGGAATTCCTAATATGAGTGAAACTTTACTTAGTGATGTATCAATGTCATTCAAGCTAACGATGATCGTTTTAATATTAAGTGTCGTGTTAATCTATGTCCTCATTCTATTAATAAAAGCATTTATTAATAGAACAGAAGGGTCTGAATATATATTAATTATCGTTACAACATTTTGTTGCTACGGATTACTATTAGGTCTTGATTTTCTATTTGAAATTGCATTTGGAAAAATGCCTGTATTTTTGTTTTTAGTGATGATAATGAACCTTTCTTTATTAATGGGCTACCGATTTCAATTCGCATATAAACAAGTAGATCAGCTCTCAAAAGATTTACTTACATATGACCACCTGAAAGATGAGTTTTTATTAAAAACAGCTCATGAACTTCGGACGCCTTTACATGGTATTTTAAATCTTTCTAAGTCGTTAATGGAAGGAAATAACGGTCCGTTACGATTAAAGCAACAAGAAAATGTTGTCTTTATTCATAATCTAGGGAAACGTTTAGTCACTATTGCCGAAGATTTGCTGCATGCCTCAAAAATTAAGCAAGGACAAATGAATATTTATCCAAAAATTTTAAATATAAAAGTAATTGAAGAGGTTTTGGCGGAAGTGAATTATTTAATACCACCATCAGAAGCTGTGAAGGTGATCAACACAGTCTCAAACGACCTGCCACTTGTCTATGTTGATGAGCAACAGCTGAAACAAATCGTATTCAATTTAATGTATAATGCGATTAAATTCACAAAACAAGGTGAAATTATTATCTCGGCGGAAGTTGATGATGAAGAATTGCATATTTCCATTTCTGATACTGGAGTTGGTATGGACGAAGAGCATTTAGCTCTCATTTTCACATCATTTTATCAGGTGGAGGGCAATTTTAAAGGAGAGTCAAAAGGTCTTGGATTAGGTCTTTCAATTGCTAAACAATTAGTTGAAGCATTAGGTGGTAGGATTTGGGTAACCTCTGAGTTTGGAAAAGGTTCTTGTTTTACTCTTGCAATACCATTAGCGAATGAGAGTCAGATGCACGACGTACTAGTAGAAGAAAAAGAAAACATTTTTTTTGGTGATATCCTTAATATGAATTTACCTATGAAGGTTGTAGGGGACTATAAATATACTATTTTAGTTGTTAATGATGAACATGTGAGCCTAAAAGAACAGATGGATTTAGTTACTTCCCTAAATTACACAGTCATCGCAGTGGATAATGGAGAAGAAGCGATAAAAGTTTTAAACAATGAAACGATAGATATGATGATTATAGATTTGGCGATGTCTAAAATATCGGGTTACGAGGTATGTAAAATTGTGCGAAAAGATTATCACTCAGTTGAATTACCGATTATTATCTTAACTGCGGCAGGGAAATTAACAGACTTATCGCTATATTTTGACGTAGGAGCGAATGACTTTTTACACAAGCCTATCCAAACGGAACAATTAAAAACAAGGGTAGAGTCCTTATTAGCCATCAAAAAGTCTGCACAAGATGCTGTTCATGATGAATTGAGCTATTTCTATGCGCAAATTACTCCACATTTTTTATACAATACACTTAATACAATTATTGGATTAAGTTATGGAGATGTAGATAAAGCACGTGAAGCATTAGAGCATCTTTCTATCTATTTTAGGGCCAAATTGGATTTCTATAATCATAATTCTCTTATTTCAATAAAGAAAGAAATGGAATTAGTGAAGTCCTATTTATCAATTGAACAAATGCGGTATCGGGACAGGCTAACGGTTTATTACGATATTGATGAAAGTGCATATGCAATGCTACCGTCAATGACGATTCAGCCACTTGTAGAGAATGCTGTTCAACATGGGATTGCAAAGAGAAGGTCAGGTGGATCCTTATGGATATCCATTCAAAAGGATACCGTAGGCGTTAAAATTGTGGTTAAAGATGATGGTATTGGTATACCGAAAGATAAAAAAGTGGAGCTGCTTAATGAGAAAAACGACGGAATTGGTTTTACGAATACCTTTAAAAAATTAAAATTAATGAAAAAAGCAAAGTTTTCATTAGAGAGTGATGAAGGGAAAGGGACGAAAGTAACGATCATCTTGCCGGAGGTGAAACATAATGAGGGTTATATTAATTGA
- a CDS encoding NUMOD3 domain-containing DNA-binding protein, with product MEKKPTKNEKISLAMKGRTLSDEHKLKLSEAKTGVKRTDETRAKIKQTLLGDTINNLKKDHPVIPKTNMSRTHLTAADVKKIRDRYSNEEAVSIRQLALEYNVSRHTIHSVVTYKLWK from the coding sequence ATGGAAAAGAAACCTACTAAAAACGAAAAAATAAGTCTAGCTATGAAAGGGAGAACACTTTCAGATGAGCATAAGCTCAAGTTATCTGAAGCTAAAACTGGTGTGAAACGAACGGATGAGACTAGAGCAAAAATCAAACAAACGCTATTAGGAGATACAATTAATAACTTAAAAAAAGATCATCCTGTAATTCCTAAAACAAATATGAGTCGTACTCATTTAACAGCAGCAGATGTAAAAAAGATTCGAGACCGATATAGTAATGAAGAGGCGGTATCGATACGTCAACTTGCATTGGAGTATAATGTTAGTAGGCATACGATTCATAGTGTAGTTACTTACAAGCTTTGGAAATGA
- a CDS encoding peptide MFS transporter translates to MSEVNKQKIVESVPQKGFFGHPKGLFTLFFTEFWERFSYYGMRAILVFYMYYEVSKGGLGLEEHTALAIMSIYGSLVYMSGIIGGWLADRIFGTSHAVFYGGILIMLGHIALAIPGSVSLFFVSMVLIVLGTGLLKPNVSSMVGDIYSESDNRRDAGFSIFYMGINLGGFLSPLIVGEVGMKYDFHLGFGIAAVGMFFGLLVFLFTKKKNLGLAGTYIANPLSPTEKKKVFTIIGLAFALIAIIIAVSIPLGLLTIKSFITIVGILGFLIPTIYFVVMYRSPKTNDVERSRIIAFIPLFLASVMFWSIQEQGSTILASYADKRTQLEFLGFHISPAWFQSLNPLFIITLAPVFAWLWVKLGKRQPSIPQKFSLGLLFAGISFLVILLPAYFGGENSLVNPLWLVLSYFIVVIGELCLSPVGLSATTKLAPAAFSAQTMSLWFLSNAAAQGLNAQLVKFYTPETEMLYFGIIGGTAIILSVLLFLVTPIIQRYMKGVR, encoded by the coding sequence ATGTCTGAAGTAAATAAACAGAAAATTGTAGAAAGTGTTCCTCAAAAGGGCTTTTTTGGACATCCAAAGGGATTGTTTACACTTTTCTTCACTGAGTTTTGGGAGAGATTTTCGTATTACGGAATGAGAGCTATCCTTGTTTTCTATATGTATTATGAAGTATCAAAAGGCGGTCTAGGACTTGAAGAGCATACTGCTCTTGCCATTATGTCTATTTATGGATCACTAGTGTATATGTCCGGTATTATTGGTGGCTGGTTAGCTGACAGGATATTTGGAACTTCTCATGCAGTATTTTACGGTGGAATTTTGATCATGCTTGGTCATATTGCGTTAGCAATACCCGGAAGCGTATCTCTGTTCTTTGTTTCTATGGTACTAATTGTTCTTGGTACAGGCCTACTGAAACCTAATGTTTCTAGTATGGTTGGAGATATATACAGTGAATCAGATAATCGCCGTGATGCTGGATTCAGTATTTTCTATATGGGTATTAACCTCGGTGGATTTCTTTCGCCTTTAATTGTCGGAGAAGTCGGAATGAAATATGATTTCCATTTAGGCTTTGGTATTGCTGCAGTCGGAATGTTTTTCGGTCTATTAGTTTTTCTTTTTACGAAGAAAAAGAATCTTGGTCTTGCAGGAACATATATAGCAAATCCGCTATCACCAACTGAAAAGAAAAAAGTATTCACTATTATAGGTCTTGCTTTCGCTCTAATCGCTATTATAATTGCCGTTAGCATTCCATTAGGTCTACTTACAATCAAATCTTTTATTACAATAGTAGGAATTCTTGGTTTCCTTATTCCGACGATCTATTTCGTTGTTATGTATCGCAGTCCAAAAACAAACGATGTGGAACGTTCGCGAATTATCGCTTTTATTCCATTATTTCTGGCTTCCGTTATGTTTTGGTCGATCCAAGAACAAGGATCAACCATTCTTGCCAGTTATGCGGATAAACGTACGCAATTAGAATTTTTAGGCTTTCATATTTCACCAGCTTGGTTCCAATCTTTAAATCCTTTATTTATCATCACTTTAGCACCAGTCTTTGCTTGGTTATGGGTAAAATTAGGTAAACGCCAGCCTTCTATACCTCAAAAGTTTTCGTTGGGGTTATTATTCGCCGGCATATCATTTTTAGTTATTCTATTACCAGCATACTTCGGTGGCGAAAATTCATTGGTAAACCCGTTATGGCTCGTGCTTAGTTACTTTATTGTCGTTATAGGCGAATTATGCCTTTCACCAGTAGGATTATCTGCAACTACAAAATTGGCACCCGCTGCTTTCTCGGCCCAAACAATGAGTTTGTGGTTCTTATCTAATGCAGCTGCCCAAGGATTAAATGCTCAACTTGTTAAATTTTACACACCTGAAACCGAAATGCTTTATTTTGGAATTATTGGTGGAACAGCAATTATACTTAGTGTTCTGCTTTTCTTAGTGACTCCTATCATACAACGTTATATGAAGGGCGTACGCTAA